Below is a window of Paraburkholderia kururiensis DNA.
TCGGCATTCGGAGGCGCAAAGTGATGCTGATGCCTACCTCGCCGCGCCAGCTGCTCGAAATCGAAAACCTCTCCGTCGCATTCGGCGACCGCACTGTCGTGCGCGACCTCAACCTCTGCGTGGCACGCGGCGAACGCGTGGCGCTCGTGGGCGAGTCGGGGTCCGGTAAGAGTGTGACGGCGCTCTCCATCCTGCGGCTCGTGCAGCATGCGATGTACACGGGCCGCATCCTGCTCGACGGCGAAGACCTGCTGCGCAAGACCGAACAGCAGATGCGCGGCCTTCGCGGCGCCGACGTCGCGATGGTCTTTCAGGAGCCCATGACGGCGCTCAATCCGCTCTTCACCATCGGCAAGCAGATTGCCGAGAGCTTGCGGCTGCACGAAGGCCTGCGCCCGAATGCGGCGCGCGCGCGCGGCATCGAGCTGCTCAGGCGCACAGGTATTCCGGAGCCCGAACGACGCATCGACAGCTTTCCGCATCAGCTTTCCGGTGGCCAGCGTCAGCGCGCGATGATCGCGATGGCGCTCGCGTGCCGTCCGCGTCTGTTGCTCGCCGACGAGCCCACCACGGCGCTCGACGTCACCGTGCGCCAGCAGATCGTCGATCTGTTGATCGGGCTTCAGGAACAGGAAGCGGCCGAACGCGGCATGGCCGTGCTGCTCATCACGCACGACCTCAATCTCGTGCGCCGTTTCGCGCAGCGCGTGGCCGTGATGGAGAAGGGCGTGCTGGTCGAAATCAATACGACCGAAGCGCTGTTCGCCAACCCGCAGCATCCCTACACGAAGCGGTTGCTCGACAGCGAGCCGCGCCGGCAGGTGGGCGCCGTGCCTTCGGATGCCGCGACCGTGCTCGACGTGAAGCAACTCGCTGTGGATTACCGCACGCACGCGAAGGGCTGGCGTTCGCTCTTCGGCAGTGCGTCGTTTCGCGCGCTGCACGAAGTGGATCTGACCCTGCGCCGGGGCGAGACGCTCGGCGTGGTGGGCGAATCGGGGTCCGGTAAATCGACGCTCGCGTCCACGGTGCTTGGTTTGCAGCGCGCGGCCTCGGGTCAGATTCTGATCGACGGTAAGCCGTGGTCGAGCTTGCGCACGCCGCAGGCGCGCCGCGCACTGTCCGCGCAGATGCAGGTGGTGTTTCAGGACCCGTTCGGCTCGCTGTCGCCGCGCATGACGGTCGAGCAGATCGTGGGCGAGGGCTTGCGTGTGCATCGTCGCGAAATCGCTCCGCAAGAGCGGCGTGCCCGCGTGAGCGCACTGCTCGAAGAAGTGGGGCTGCCGGCGGACGCGCTGCTGCGCTATCCGCACGAATTCTCGGGCGGCCAGCGGCA
It encodes the following:
- a CDS encoding ABC transporter ATP-binding protein translates to MLMPTSPRQLLEIENLSVAFGDRTVVRDLNLCVARGERVALVGESGSGKSVTALSILRLVQHAMYTGRILLDGEDLLRKTEQQMRGLRGADVAMVFQEPMTALNPLFTIGKQIAESLRLHEGLRPNAARARGIELLRRTGIPEPERRIDSFPHQLSGGQRQRAMIAMALACRPRLLLADEPTTALDVTVRQQIVDLLIGLQEQEAAERGMAVLLITHDLNLVRRFAQRVAVMEKGVLVEINTTEALFANPQHPYTKRLLDSEPRRQVGAVPSDAATVLDVKQLAVDYRTHAKGWRSLFGSASFRALHEVDLTLRRGETLGVVGESGSGKSTLASTVLGLQRAASGQILIDGKPWSSLRTPQARRALSAQMQVVFQDPFGSLSPRMTVEQIVGEGLRVHRREIAPQERRARVSALLEEVGLPADALLRYPHEFSGGQRQRIAIARALAVEPELLVLDEPTSALDVSVQQQVLNLLTRLQKKYGLSYLFITHDLAVMRAMAHRVIVMKAGRIVEAGDTLEVLRAPAHPYTRSLLAASMQAPQADTREELA